Part of the Candidatus Bathyarchaeota archaeon genome, CTGCCTACGAGTCACATGCAAAAAAAATACAGTAGACTCCGTCTTCGAAGCCGTAGCTGACACTGTTGAAGAAAACTCTGATTTAGGCTTCAAAGACACAGATCCAGGTATCGTCTTCTTTCACGGCGTCGAAATTCCCCGAGAAATTAAAGCCTTCGCCAAAAAAACAATTCAAAGTATCGTCAAAGTGAAACACGCGTTAAAGCTCGTAAAAAAGTTTAGGGCAGAAGCGTTGGGCTTCGGGACAGGATATGGTATAGTCGGCGCATTGGCTGCAATAGGCGAAATCCTAGACCGAGACCACACCTACGAGGTAATAGCATACAGGACACCCGAAAACAGAGGCACCCAACGGCGACTAGATCTCAAGTCAGTCAGAGAGATGGACCAGAAAACCTCTCCCAAAACCTTCAACAACATTGACCCCGAAACAAAACGAATCCTAATAACACCCAGAGGACCAGACCCCATTCTCTACGGGATCAGAGGAGAAACTGCAGAAGCGGTGATTCAAGCCTACAAAATGATTCAACCATTAGAGCCCATAGAAAGATGGGTGGTTTTCCGAACAAATCACGGAACAGATGCCCACCTGAGAAAAGTCAAAACAATAAGCAGCATTCAACCGTATCGCCCGGTAATCGTAACGGGCACGGTGGCATCAATGCCCAAGCTAATTCCGAGAAGACACAGAATATTCTCAATAAAAGACGAAACGGGCAAAGTAGACTGTGCTGCTTATGAGCCAACAGGTACTCTGCGGAAGATTGCAAGGCAACTAATAGTCGGGGACCATGTGGAAGTCTATGGCGGAGTTAGGCCAAGCACCCTAGAACGTCCGTTAACGGTTAATCTTGAAAAACTGCGAATCGTCAAACTCGCACACAGACTAACTACGCATAATCCGAAGTGTCCAAAATGCGGTAAGGGGACGAGTTCTATGGGAACAGGTCAAGGGTTCAGATGCTCAAAGTGTGGTTTTCGATCTTCAAATCTGCGAAAGATGTTGGTTGAAGAGAAACGGGACGTTACTGAAGAGTTTTTCGTTACTTCTCCACGGTCGCAGAGACATTTAACTAAGCCTCTGAGCCGTTACAGGAAAGAGAAGACTTGCAAGCCTAAGATAATGTTGGCTGGCTGGCACTGTCCGTAGCCTATTCTTCTTTTGCTTTGAACATTTCGAGAAGCATGTTGTAAAGTTCTTCTCCGCCTTCAACTTTTGTGAAGAGCTCTTTTTCTGCCTTCAAAATGCGGCCAGCCGTGTTGTAGGTTTTGCGCCATTCCAACTCCTTCCACATAAGCTTATAATTCTTATTCTCAACCCACGCTCTAAAAATTAGAACGAGAAACATGCACAAAGTAACTATCAGGTTCAACAGGTATATTTGTAACAAATCCAACAACAACACCTTCTTAACAAATCTTAACAGGCAACAAGAAGATTTAATTTTTATCTCTCAGCAAACATGCTACCATTACTTGCACGCGCAATACCTAGTGTTCAGGTGACACTTGTGCATACTGCGTTGGCTTGGACGTATATTTCCCTTAAATCATAGACTTGAGCAGACACATTTACGTTTTCTTCTGGAACGTCTGCCTCAAAGGATATTAGGTAAGTTCCGTTGCCATAGTCGGTAAAAGCATAACTAGTTTGTTCGTCTGCGCGTAGCCAAGACCCAGAATAGTATAACACCGTTAAATTTTCAGCCAGCGCAGGAGTCCCTTCATTCAACACGTTACAAGTAACGTTTATCTGCTTCACACTACCCTCCAGCGTTCGGTAAACCCCTTCCACAACAAGCGACGTAGTTACATTCACAGCATAGGGCAGTTGGACATCGACTTGACTGTCTGAAAGTGAAAAATTAAAATCAGCGTAGGCGCTTGAGACACCAAAGCCGTCAGTGCCCCATGACAAATGGGTTCCGTTAGTGTATGGCAACGTATTTCTAAGCGTAAAATTAAGAACAGGCTTTCCAAACTGGTAAAAGCCTCCAGTAAACGATGCCCATCCTTCCAGATTCGCGAATAGAACTGAGCCATCACCTCCCGCCGAAATATTAGCCAGCGAACCAGTGACCGCATGTTTGGAGCCGAGTTTTATAGCCAATACAAAATCGTTTACCCTCATTGACCCGATTTCTTCCAGCGACCTGCCTACTTCGTAGATATAAAGCTGCGTTGACAACAGAACGAGGCTTACCACTAAGACTGCCAACACAAGAATCTGCCCCGAACATCGTCTACCATTATTTTTCTTCACAAAGGCTCACCTCGCCGTTGCTAACTGCAAGCGAAGAAGATAGCAGTTACCTTGAGAGCGCGGGCTGACGCATGGATACTGAACAGAAATCACGTTCCGATCCGGGATTATGCCATTTGAGATGGAAACGTTGTTGACTGGCTGCAACTCTTCGTCATAAACTGAGAGGTTGTAGGAGAGTCCTACCGGCAGCAATGTGTCCAACGCATTTGCTAGAATCGTCCAATTTCCTTCGTTAATCAGCCTACCGAGCCGACCGTCGGTGTCCATGGAAACAAGTGCTTGCATGCCTATGGTTGCTAAAGTATTGTCGTTGTCCAAGTTGGTTGCAGGAGAGATTAGAGTGGCCAAGGCTAAGGCTGAGAACAATAGCAAAATTGACAGAAACGCCTCAATCGTTCTCATCTGCCCCTTGTTGTTAAGCATCGTAGTTTTCTACGCTCCTGCATGTTATAACAAACTCGTATAAGATGGAGTTTATACTCACAACATAGGTTAGGGCAACGACCTTCGACCTAGTAGTTAAGTCGAAGTCTGCGCCAATTTCCAATGGCAACTGTGGATATGTAGTCCACTCCGCAAAGGATGTTGAACCATTGTTTCCATTGAGCACAAGCATCATCGGGCTGGCTTCTAAAAGCTGCGGAATGCTGTATTCCACGGTTTGGGTTCCAGCAGCAGTTTGTGACAGGTTGAAGTAGTAGTTGTACGTCAAAACGTAGGCATTTGAGACATCCACACTTGCGTATTGGAAAGAGACGTTTAAAACGTGGTTTAAGGGGCTGAGTTGAAGAAAAGTCTTGTTGGGTTCAGGAGTTTCAGAGTTGTGACCGAAAGAATCTGTGTTAAAAGCCATCATTTGAGAATACGCCTTCGCTTTTGCAAACACCACAAGCAACGCTGTTCCGTTCAGCGAATTCGGTAAAGTAGCATTTACGAAGCCTATTCCATTAGAGACGGTTGAAGAAGAAACACTATCAACGTAGGTTTCAACAATTGTATAGCATTGCAACCATGAGGCAACGGGAAAACCGGATTTGCTTGTGGAAATATGAAAGGTGTAGGTGGTTTCGGTTTCTCCGCTTTGGCTTGAAGTTAAATTTATGGAAACTTCGAATAGAGGGTGGATTTTTATGTTCATGGAGATGTCTTTAGTTCCTAAGGCGACTAATATTTCTGGGTAGGTAATTGAGTAAATGTTGTCACTGTTCAATCGGGAAACCTTGTCCAGATCCAGTTCGTAAGGCTGTCGAGTTTCTGATGCTAAACCGAAGACCGTTGGAATATTATCTGTCGTTTTTCCCCAATCCGATGCTTCTCCTGTGCTTAAAAGTAAGTATTCAACTAAGCCTTTGTGACGTTCAACTCCATTCATGTTTGACAAATCGTTAAGATAGGGCTGCACAATTTTAGCTGTGCCAACCATTGCCGATACAATGAGGATAACCATAAGCGAACATGCAAAAAACGTATCTACTGAAGACGTCGGCATTTCTCAAAGTCACGCTCCTATCCTGACATGACTCCCAGCATCCCCGTCAGATAGTTTTGAGACAGGAAAAGAGAAATATAGGCAGTGACTGCGAGCATCGCTGAGTATTTAAATCCTGCAGCAAAAGTGCCTTCGCTTATTTTACCTATGAAAAAACCAGACATCCAACACTGAAAGATTATACCTATAGAGAACACCATGATTTGCTGTTGCAAAGAGCTAAACACGGCTGGTTGAGAGCCTGGAACGCTGATTTGGGTGAGGACGTAGATTGTTATCGCCACTATGGAAGTTGTAAGGGCTATTAGAACGCTCCAGACGAAAGCCAACATGACGTAGGGGTTGAGCGTGGAACGTTTATTTGCCTCTATGTCCTTGTTCTTCTCGCTGTACTCGGATAATATTTCAAGTGCGTTTGCCGAGCCGCCTCCAAACTCTATAGTTTCAATTAAAATTAGGAAATAGACCAAGACGGGCCAGCTTCGAATTTTCTTTTTTACGCTGTCGAAAATCTTTCTAAGCGGAACACCCCATTCAATCTGGCTGCGGACAAGCTTCAAGATTTCACTAAACTGTCCATACCCAGTCCTTTTGGTGGCGTGGACGATGCTCTTTACAGGTGAAAGCCCGATTTTTCTAGACTCAGTTACGTCTCTGAGAAAACTGGGCATAGCTTCTTCTGCGGCAAAGTTTTCTTTCGCAATTTTCCGATAAGCAAAGGCAGGAGGTATAGAAATCGCCAAGAGACAGATAGTTACCAGCCCAGGTAAAGTCAACGCTTCGACAATGAAACTTAGCTGCGGCAAAGACATTACAGCGGTAAAGAACCCTGAAGCTACTCCGCCCGAGATTATAACATTGCGATATGCTTCTTTGACGGAGAGCAAATTGCTTTGGCGTGCAAGATTAGCTATAGCCATGAAAACTAGTGTGATGAAAGGAGTTGCGAGGAAAATTAAAGCGTACATAAGGGGTTGTGAAGCTGAAGAAGACGTGCCCCCCGACATATACTCAAACGAGGTTGTTGTAGACATTACGACATACAAAATGTAAACGCACAGCGTGACAATCAGCATAACCGCATACGCCTCAACTAATGTTCCTAATCTCTCGATAGAACGGAATGCTGCTGCACTTTGTACTTCTAGAATGGAACGAAGCCTACTTCTTAGGAAGTTAACCACTTTTATGCCGCTTTTAACCGAAGAAACATATCCAGCAAGGAAGTCGCGGTAGGTTTTTGAAGTTGCTTCCTCAGCTTTCCTGTACATCACGGTTAACGGGTCGTATCCTAAAACTTCAACTTGCCGCACCACTTCCTGAGCTTCCTTTTGAGTCTCGGGCAACAAGCTGACTCGACACATTTTTTTCCAAGCATCAAAAGCACAAATTCCGCTGGCAGCCATCAAAGTGAACAACATTACGGTGAAAGGAAGCTCCCTATCAATCTCAGAAGCCTTTTGCTTCCCAGAAAGCAACATTATCATTGAACCGAATATTTTCAGCGGATTAAAATTGGACGCCAACGTACTCTCACCTACTTGGTTTTTACAGAACCTTTGGGATTGTAGTAATATTTGCTCAGGACGTTGTTCACGCTGCGATAATCTCGGATGTTATGTTCTGCCATGTTCAACAACAGTTTCTTCCGTTGTTCTAAATCGTCCAAAACTTGCTCAACCGAAACGTCCAGATCTTTCGCAATCTTAGGGGTCAAGTAGCTGTTACTCAAGTCTTCTTGGAAAGTATCTGTAGACGCGCTCCACGTAAATGCGTCCTTTATCGAGTTTACATTTTTTATTTCAGCCACTCGAATGAATTTTCTGCTGGAAAGCCTTTTCTCGCCGCTTAGGAAAATAGGCGTTCTAACGTGTTTTACAATAATTGCGCAGTTCATTAATGGAATGATTGATGATGGAATGTTCATCGGTGGCTGTGTCAATCTTTTAATCGACGTCTCCACGTCTTCTGCATGTATCGTGCATAAACCACCATGTCCTGTTGCGAGGGCTTGAAAGAGTACGTAGGCTTCTTCGCCCCGCACCTCGCCGACAATAATCAAGTCTGGACGATGTCTTACAGCGGACTTTATCAAATCGTAAAGCGTAATTTCTCCTTCGCTTTCTACTCCAAATCCTGAACGGGCAATTGTTGCGGTCCAGTTTTCATGAGGTAGGTTAATTTCAGCGACTTCTTCCACAGAAATTATTTTGTAGTTGGGTCTTATCAAGCATGCAATTGCATTTAGGGCGGTTGTTTTGCCTGCTCCTGTTGCTCCCATTATCATCACCGACATCTTGTTTTCCATCAGCAGCCACAGGTATGCGGCAATGTTTTCATCTATTGTCTCATTTTCAATTAGGTCCACTATGGTGAACGGGTCTTCGCGGAACTTTCGTATTGTGAAGCTTGTTCCTGAAGGAGTTGTTTCTTTTCCATAGGACACTGCCAACCGATGTTGTCCTGGCAGAGTGACGTCTACAATGGGGAAGGCTATACTAACGTGTTTTCCCGATTTGTGAACCATTTTCATGACGAAATCGTCAAGTCTCTGCTCTTCTTTGAAGAAGATGTTCGTTCTGATGTTTTCGTATCGTCTATGCCAAAGGAAAATGTGTTTGTTGATTCCACTGCAGCTTATGTCTTCTACGTATGGGTCGAACATTAGTGAGTTGATCTTTCCGTAGCCGACGATGTCTCGTTCTAGGTAGTAGAGAATTTTTTTTAGGCTTATGGGGGAAACATCTTTGAACACTTTTTGGTGTGAGTTGATAATGTCGGGCATTTGTGCGTGGAAGGACTCGCTTAGTGTTTTGTCGCCTTCAGGGGCTTGCAGTTCGTATTCTAAGATGTTTTTCATTCTGAAGGAAATGTCGGTTTCCTCTTTTGTCAGAGGCAGATCGTCGACAACATATAGGTATACTCCAGTGTCTTCGTTTTGAACTATACAGGCGTAAGAGAAAGGAGCCTTTAAGGGGTAAGTTTCAACCTCGACATATCCTTCAGGGACAGTCCACCTTTTCAGGTTTAGGTATCCTGCTAACGTTTCTTCTGAAACGCCAAAATCTGCCTCTTCTTCATGCGGCTCTTCTTTTCTTTTCTTTCGCAATTTTACTTTCACACGCTTTCCCTCCAAGATGTGAGACGAAGGCTGACTGTTGAGCCGTTAATGTAACATTCCAAAACTGCTGGACCATAGCCGCTAGAGTAATTTCCAGAAACAGACACTGTTTTAGGGAGATACTCTCGGTTGGCTACGCTGTCTTCATGTATTGCCCCTAAAGCGCCTTCAACCCATGTTTTTGAGGATTCGTTGCTGAGTCTGATCCAGTATTGTTTTGTGCCGATGGCTATAGGTAGTTGTAAAACTGCTTCTGAGGTAGAGTTTGTCGCTGTGGTTATTATTATGAGTTCGTATCCTTTTGATGCTACGTGGTTTAGTAGGTTTTCAAGTTGTTCTATCTCTGGTATTGTTCGTAGGGTTGTTGCGTAGGCGGCGAAAGAAGAAATGAGAAGTGTGGATATTATAATCAGAGCGAAGAAGCTATAGATGTAGCTTGGTGCTATTGTTGGCATTTTTAGCCTCCTCCCTGTATCCTTTCGAGCTTGATGTTGCACACTAGGGTTTCGACTTTTACGAAGGCTCCACCTGCGTTGCTTGACACGGGAAGTGCCACTATGTCTGTTCTTTCGTCAAAAGTTGCTTTCACGAAAATTGTGGTTATTCGGTAGGAGAAGTTGTAGGTCTGTAGGTTTGAGGTTACGTTTGTGCATGTGGATTTGATGTTGAATTCGCCTTGGGCGGTTAGTGTTGTTGACGTGTTTAGGTTGATTATGTAAAGCCTAAGTGTGTTTACGGGTTTCCCTTGGCTGAACCCTGTTTCGCTTATGGTTGCTAGGGGGCGGTAGGTGAGGGTTAGCTCTGGTGATGTTGTTCCGGGTGACAAGCAGAGCTGTGCCATTGTGAATGCGCTTTGGTTGATTATTGCTCTTCTGTCGCCTTTCATGTAAAACGTATAAACTGCTGTTTCAGCTGGTGGCAGCTCGTAAACGGCCTTTCCTATGCTACTGTTGAAAGCTATGGCGTGAAACGTGTTGTTGTCTGTGACGTTTACTAGGAGGCTTTTTGCTGTGGGGTATGTTTTAAACGTGGCGCCTGAGTCTTCGAAGTTATATACGGTAGAAGTGCCTGGCGACCACTTTGTAAATCCTACAGAGTCTTCGAAGTAGAGCATGTTTTGTTTTGCCACGGCGATGTTGAGGAGTTGTCCTCTTGCTTGGATTTTTGCCACAGAAACGTAGTAGGTTGCTGATACAATTATAGTGAGGGAGACAAACAGCATGAGAAATGAAACAGGTAGCGCGGTTGCTCTTTTTGACAGTAAGAACCGTAACGCTATCTTACTCTTTTTGCGATTCAATTGTACAACCTCAATAGC contains:
- a CDS encoding type II/IV secretion system ATPase subunit; translated protein: MKVKLRKKRKEEPHEEEADFGVSEETLAGYLNLKRWTVPEGYVEVETYPLKAPFSYACIVQNEDTGVYLYVVDDLPLTKEETDISFRMKNILEYELQAPEGDKTLSESFHAQMPDIINSHQKVFKDVSPISLKKILYYLERDIVGYGKINSLMFDPYVEDISCSGINKHIFLWHRRYENIRTNIFFKEEQRLDDFVMKMVHKSGKHVSIAFPIVDVTLPGQHRLAVSYGKETTPSGTSFTIRKFREDPFTIVDLIENETIDENIAAYLWLLMENKMSVMIMGATGAGKTTALNAIACLIRPNYKIISVEEVAEINLPHENWTATIARSGFGVESEGEITLYDLIKSAVRHRPDLIIVGEVRGEEAYVLFQALATGHGGLCTIHAEDVETSIKRLTQPPMNIPSSIIPLMNCAIIVKHVRTPIFLSGEKRLSSRKFIRVAEIKNVNSIKDAFTWSASTDTFQEDLSNSYLTPKIAKDLDVSVEQVLDDLEQRKKLLLNMAEHNIRDYRSVNNVLSKYYYNPKGSVKTK
- a CDS encoding type II secretion system F family protein — encoded protein: MASNFNPLKIFGSMIMLLSGKQKASEIDRELPFTVMLFTLMAASGICAFDAWKKMCRVSLLPETQKEAQEVVRQVEVLGYDPLTVMYRKAEEATSKTYRDFLAGYVSSVKSGIKVVNFLRSRLRSILEVQSAAAFRSIERLGTLVEAYAVMLIVTLCVYILYVVMSTTTSFEYMSGGTSSSASQPLMYALIFLATPFITLVFMAIANLARQSNLLSVKEAYRNVIISGGVASGFFTAVMSLPQLSFIVEALTLPGLVTICLLAISIPPAFAYRKIAKENFAAEEAMPSFLRDVTESRKIGLSPVKSIVHATKRTGYGQFSEILKLVRSQIEWGVPLRKIFDSVKKKIRSWPVLVYFLILIETIEFGGGSANALEILSEYSEKNKDIEANKRSTLNPYVMLAFVWSVLIALTTSIVAITIYVLTQISVPGSQPAVFSSLQQQIMVFSIGIIFQCWMSGFFIGKISEGTFAAGFKYSAMLAVTAYISLFLSQNYLTGMLGVMSG
- a CDS encoding tRNA(Ile)(2)-agmatinylcytidine synthase, producing MVVLHIGFDDTDSPRGGCTTYVAALLVEKLQKLGATFNDYPNLIRLNPNVPWKTRGNGALCLRVTCKKNTVDSVFEAVADTVEENSDLGFKDTDPGIVFFHGVEIPREIKAFAKKTIQSIVKVKHALKLVKKFRAEALGFGTGYGIVGALAAIGEILDRDHTYEVIAYRTPENRGTQRRLDLKSVREMDQKTSPKTFNNIDPETKRILITPRGPDPILYGIRGETAEAVIQAYKMIQPLEPIERWVVFRTNHGTDAHLRKVKTISSIQPYRPVIVTGTVASMPKLIPRRHRIFSIKDETGKVDCAAYEPTGTLRKIARQLIVGDHVEVYGGVRPSTLERPLTVNLEKLRIVKLAHRLTTHNPKCPKCGKGTSSMGTGQGFRCSKCGFRSSNLRKMLVEEKRDVTEEFFVTSPRSQRHLTKPLSRYRKEKTCKPKIMLAGWHCP